TATGGAAATCGTGTCCACCATAGTTTTGAATATTTCTTGGTCTCTGTGACCCTAAAACTGAATAGAATGTCTTTCATGAGTATAGACACAATCCTTGTTTATTCATTGTAAttgacaataaaaatgtaacCTATTAACTGTCTTGTTTACTACCCATTCGAGTGACTCGTAGGACCTCCCTTCAGCACAGCCCCAGCACaggccatcatcatcatcttcatcagtggCGGAGGGAGTCAGACAGGGAGCGCTCCTGCTCCAATCCAGATCCACAGCAGTGGACACTCTGAAGATCATGATACTTGCATCTGTATAGGAATGTAGGAGGGAGCCGATCTACAGGAATAGGGACACACTGTTACAGTTCTAAACCCCCTCCAGGGGTAGGCCATAGATAACATTTGCATAGGTACTTGTAATTCAGACCAGCCCACCAAAACCCAGCTGGATATACTGCACCTAGCCAGGGTTCCCACGTCTCCTGGAAATCCTGGAAAACAGCTGACCAGTTTTCCAGTCATGGAAGACACatggaaaatgacagaaaaagtaaaatgtcCTGGAAAAAACTGTTGTCCTGGAAAACTATTTTAACATCCTCCTATTTTCCTGTATCTGAGTATGAAGTACAAAGCTATATATCAGAGCTCCCCAAAATGGATTACATTGTCATTTGAAAGGGATAAGTTATAGTTATGTTCGGGATCATGTTAATGTTCTAATGGTAGTTTATGGACCAGAGTACTTCGAATAGGCTGCTCTCAGTTGGGTCGTGGAAacaaatcacatcacatgataGCACTGCTCCAAACTCCAAATAATGTAAATGACATTATCCTTCATGGGTAAATATATTAGTCCCTGCTGACTGATAACTGTGATAGTTTTATTAGGTTTCTTTCTTCCCAGCTTGTTTTAAACAGGTGAACCAAGTTAAACTCATTTGCATGTTCGGTTCAGGTGCTAAACTTGACGTTCTTGTTTTGCCTGTGAAGGTTTAAGGTTTGTGATTCAGCTCTGGGTCAGAGCAATGGTTTTAAATGCATGCTCAGCATTGTTGAGAGAGCTGGATAATAATGAATGGGATGTCACAATGATGAATGGGAGCTGTATGTgaggctcaggaggtagagcggtccACGGTGGTTGGATCCCTGGCCTCGTAATCTACATGTTGAAGTATCAGGGTACTCAGAGGCTGACGAGATGAGATCAAACCTCTAACAGAGTCAGTGGTAGAACTGAGGGACCTGCTGCAATCAGGTAATGTTGAAGTCGTCCagtgctgctcctgctgtgCCAGAGGTCTCTGATTGAAAAATAAGTGACAAGtgttgtgtctgtatttgtgtctgtggaTTAGAGCATACCATGAAAGGGGATGCAGCACTGTCAGACTTTACAGCAGATGATCTTGCCATGAATAGTGACTTAGGAGTCAGACAGAAATGGTAAGCTGTGAGAGAGATCCAGTTAGAGACCATCATTCATCGAAGGGTAACAAAAGTTAAGATCccataatacaaacaaaaagtgtTGTCGGAGGACAGAATAATACTCCTTTAATTGAACTCAattggaaaataaatgtaactCATTGCAGATGGAATCAAGCAATCTAATGTAAAACCAGCAACTTGGCCGACAGTGCAACCTAGGTTATGGAATCTAGGCCTCCGGGGATAAATGACATCTGGcacacatgttgtttttgaaacTGGGCAGAATAACATAGGTTTTCTAAAGATACAACAGCTTCAATTGTTGTAGTGTTCTATTGTTAACAGTCGCTCAATTGGATAAAGGAGGAatggaggagtgaggagagacGAGCCTGTCAGATGAGGCAGGCTTACAACACATCTCCACTTTTTAAActtaacacatacacatgcagtgATCAGTTCTAAACATTTGCAGTATCAATCAAACATGCCCTGaaaaacttttccttttgtcctttttctgctttttatttgtcattatcattatttttatcttcatcatccaCACCAGTGATAGCCATGACATTTGCCTGAACGCAATATCTcaggaatttcttcaaatttgacatgaatgttcacttggactcaaagATGACCTGTCAGTGATTCCCAAGATTTTCCTGTTTATGATCAAACGCTCCTGGACTTCACAGTGGCGCAAGACAGTGAAGGCAATGTGAGCTTGCTTTTCATCATAGTGATTATTATGGTTCtcatatgtatgtatttatctgTGTACATCCAGCACTGTGTTGGTTTTCTTCTACCAAATCCTGCGGACTTCTTCACCCGCCCTGTTTTCCATAACTGTGTCATCAGTTCTTGTCTGTCATGTAAAAATTTACTGCATGATATAAGAATATGCTCAGCTGTCTCAGTCTCTGATGACACTGATTGCAAAGGCCTGTTGGGTGTTTTCCTGTGATGAAAAGCATGCTGTTAAGGCTGTTGTGCCCAGTTCTCAGCCTGCTTCATGTGACTTTCCTCTTATTTCCTCTACTTCTTAATACCCTGAATGTAAATGTCTCCCTTTATTGGATTATCCTAATGCTGTTGCCACTGTTGAGAAGTCTTTGTCCTATGCCTTTCCTCTCAAATTTTGATCATTGGATATTAAACCATTCCTTTTTTGACTGCTTCCTTTGCCAGTTTGTCTGCTCTCTAGTTTTGTGCTGGGACAAACATGAATGTTACATTTTTCCCTGGCCTCACTATTCTGGAGTTAGCACACAAGATTTCATATAACAGATCCTGATGACTTCAGGCTTTGCCTGATTTGATGCTTGTAAAGGCTGCCGCAGAATCACTATCACGATCAACATAGCATACAATTCCAGAGTATATACATTCAAACAGTCTGATGTTCTCCTGTTAAGGCCCGCTTGGTAACGACACAGCTACTGCAGAccctgatgtgtttgtttgaggaTCATTTGATGCATCTGTAGAAATCTGAATGCTGTCTTTATAATTCTGGTCCCTATAACTACAGTATCCAATGGTTAAATCAGCATTCTTCTCACTGTGCTTAATTCTGAGTAATTCTAGTTGAATCCTATTGACCAGACCAACAATATATGAAAGCTTACAAATTGGAACACTTGTCGTTGCTGTCCTTTTGTGGTTGGGTGTATTAATAACGCCTATCATTACACTGATAATGGACAGtaaatcaattaattttatGAGAAATAACTAGTAACTGTAACTTACTGATTTTCAGGAACTTGTGCAATATTGTCTGTGCCACAAGAATTTGAGCTCTGATGAGAGGTGATGaataaaagtgaataaaagaggacaaacacacacctgtcattgtgaaataaaaaagcagGGAGGTGGAAGGAGCATGTACTGAGGACCTTTAGGCCATTCCATGTCCATCTGAAACATTATGAACATTGTCCTCTTTATTCTTATCCCCTCATTAAACCCCACGCCTTTGTGCTCATTAACAGATGAATAGTGTGCTTGCGGAGAAGACATTTGGTGTCATGGTTTTCTATTAACTTcaatttggaaaacaaaaactgcaaaaaacagACGCTTCTTTCAGCATAACTTTAAAAAACGCGGAAAAAACGAGCAATACGAAACGCCACATGGGCCACTCAGTGAGACGCACGACGTAGATGGTCGACGTCAACACGCCAGTGACGTAGTAAACACAGGGCGCCATGCTGCTGGCGGTGAGTTTAAAGAGTCCCGTCAGGAGGGTGGAGACAGCCAGCTTCTTCATGTGCACTTTTCTTCTTAACCAACATCTTATCTGACCTAGAGGAGATGCCAAGAGAAGGGTATTGTTACGCATGTATTTATTCTTTGTTCTGTGAAGTAGTTGTACGAGTGATACCGTAGTTAATTTTCAACGAGCCATCCTTGTGAAAATGAGCAAACGcaagtttatttctgttgtgttcCAGTTCCAGAAATACCATTTTTCTCTCAACTCACGTTAATGGTATTGCAAATCACACTTGATAAAcgataaaaatgaaataatgtgtgtttttgagtcgCAGGTTAGTGTTAAACCGAAGCTAATAATCGATAACGTTACCGCGCCTTCATGTCAGGCAGGCCTCCCTCCAGGTTTATCCATGCGTCTTTCCTGGACTAACAAACTGCAGAGTACCTACGGAATAAGAAAATCAGTATCCAGTGTAACTCTGCATGTATACGTCGCTTGAAATGGAAGTGACAaagcatttgtgttttcttttacaaTTACAATTTGCGCGGTCACTCCGCTGGGTAGCTGCATCAATATGGCGGGCAGGCAGAGGTTCGTCTCTGGAGGAAGCGAAGTGTTAGTTCATCAGCGGATCGTTCGCTGAGATGTTCATACAACAGGACTGTCCAAAGTGTTGTGTAACCCCTCCATTTGAATATGAACGTGTTTGATTAGTTTGTCCTTCCACCCAGCATGCCCCTGCAGGCTCTGCCCTGCCTCACTCTTCAGGGCTCCATGTTGTCTCAGTCCAAGAGGATCAACAAACGCAAGTCGAGAGGCATTCTGAGCGAAGGCCTGGACACTGAATGCACCCCCACTGAGCTCATCCAGCAGTGGTCCCCGAGCCACAAGCAACAGCGGCTCATCAGCAAGGGGAAAGAGAATGACTGCAACCACTTTGTCCTCGCCAGGAGATcgaggaggaaagaagaagccACGTCAGGTAGGAAGCTATGTTCTGACCTCCTTTAAAACCTCCAGCTGCAGTGCATTGGTTGTAGCTATGATAAACTGTCACACTTGCTCTTTTTCCAACATTATTTCCCTCAGCAGGTTTTTCATGGGATCACCTACCTGACGAGCTGCTGCTTAGGATCCTTTTCTACCTCCCTCTGCAGGACCTCCTCAGGATGTCTATAGTTTGCAAGCGTTGGCATCGCCTAGcgtgagtctctctctctcgagtAGATTGCACCAGTGATTTTGAGAAGGTGACACAGGAATGAAAGGTTCTTCCACCCAGCTCGGTCCTGACGAGCTGTTTCCCGTACTTTTGACCCAGTATCACTCTTGTCACTTTAGTTCTTGATGCTCTTGCagtcaccaaagtcattgaTTTAGCACAGAGCTTAAACCCAAACATCATTGTAAATGTCAGCCCAAACCAAATTTAtgtcaaaatgtaaatgttttaaatttttaGTGGTTTTATCAGAGCACTAAAAACAATGACGGGCACTTGTTTTGTGTAGGGAAAGTTTTAAAAGCAATACGTTGATGCCACACCTGCATACAAAGCACCCACAGTACGAGGGACAAGCAAAAAGAAAGTTCTCTTCTTGCAGGAACAATGTGTCAAATATAGATTTATTTTCACCAAAATCACAAGCTTGCCTGTGAAACAGGATTTCTGATCTAAGGTCAGCTTCTAGGGATTTAAAGTCCTCTCCAAATGTACTTGTATTTGTCCATTAGCATCTTCTCTGTagctttttcacatgtattCTGGGAAATGTGAAACCTAGTGTGTTTCCAGGTGCTTCAGTCACTGTGTTACTTTCAACTTTCTGTCATTATCCTATTTCATAGAAATAAAAATTACATGTAGTGATGCATCCTTGTCTTCAAGATAATTGAATTCAAGGTTGcttgtatttatatttagctGTACGTTCTCTTGACAGCAaggaacagtgtgtgtttaacagtgCGACAGGATCAGAAGCAGTTCAGTCTGCAGATTGTCTGAGACATTACAGATGGGATCTGCCTGCGTGTCTGTTCCAGGTTTGATGATTCTCTGTGGCGCAGTGTGGATTTGGAGGGTCTGACCCACATTggtccagctctgcagcaggtgcTGAAGACCGGAGTCCACAGGCTGCGCTGCCCTCGCTCCTTTGTAGAAGAGTTGGATTTCACAGGCGAAGGGTGAGTCCAGCAGCTGTTTATGCtaaaaggatggatggatggatgtgatCGTATCTGCCTTTTGCCAGTAtttctaaaaatacaaatgtgtgtggtgCTAAACAGAGCTAATGCACGCTGTGGTTCCATGGGTCACTTTCTTACTTCCCACATGAAACATCTCACAGCCCTCGtttgaaaaagcaaaataaacatctgAAGTGATGTTTTTCAAAGAAGAAACTACTTGATGGTCTTGcccttcttttgtcttttctgttgttcagCCCACTGCAGATGGTTCAGATGGATCTGTCCAGCTCCATCATCCCCACCTCGGCTCTGGAGAGCATCATCTGTCGCTGTAGGGAGTTGGAGTATCTGAGCCTGGAGGGTCTGCAGCTCTCAGACATGATCATCAGGTTAGTGTCCATCTCACTCTGTCTTCCCGCTGCCACCACTGAACCACAGcctttcctgctttgtttcatcagaggtgtgaaacatgttgctgattCAGTCTCCTCGGAATCCTCAATAATAATTCTACATCACTGACTTTTCTAGAAATCTGCTctttacattaaaacataatgaatgaatattaaAGGATAATTTTCGTTTCGTTTGTGTGTTGACTGTTGCTTCCTGTGTGCACCTGTGGTCCTCCCTCAGTAACTGATCCAGTTGGATGATGTTTGATTATTTggtcctctgtctctctctctcagctcgtTGTCCAAAAACCcaaacctgctgcagctcaacCTGAGCGGCTGCTCTGGCTTCTCTGCTCCCGCTCTGGCTGACATGCTCAAATCGTGCTCCAGGTCAGCCGCTCCGTCTGTTCCATCAAACCCTGTTATAACCGAAGACAGCAGctcatcctctgtctctgccattTCCTaatgccttgtgtgtgttttgctttgttttccccCTGTGCAGTATAGAGCAGCTGAACATATCATGGTGTGACTTCAACAATAATCACGTGAAGAGTGTTGTCAGTAATCTGAGCTCCGGTGTCACTCACCTCAACCTCAGCGGTTACAGAGAGAGCCTCACGCTAGATGGTAAGAGAGGGTGCCCGTCTGCCCGATCATGTCATCGCCATCATCACAGCATTGTTGAGTTTTTTTGGTGTGGCAGTGGGTTGAACATGAGAACATGGccactcttttttttgttttgtgctcttCCAGATGTTCGGTATCTAAAATATTGATATATTTTGGCTTCAAAGCAAGTTGCTTCCAATCTTTTCAAATGCAAATCTAAAACTACTTTCTGTCCATGCTACcacgctctctctgtctctcaacATAATGTATCTCTGTACCAGCAGAGCAGTTTCATTTCCAGCTAGTTAGCCTTTTTGTGGCTCTTTTTACAGCAGTGATTTTAACAATGTTGACAATCAGTCTAACTTTCTACCACATTTCTTAAATGCACAT
The Chelmon rostratus isolate fCheRos1 chromosome 19, fCheRos1.pri, whole genome shotgun sequence DNA segment above includes these coding regions:
- the skp2 gene encoding S-phase kinase-associated protein 2 isoform X2 → MPREGMPLQALPCLTLQGSMLSQSKRINKRKSRGILSEGLDTECTPTELIQQWSPSHKQQRLISKGKENDCNHFVLARRSRRKEEATSGFSWDHLPDELLLRILFYLPLQDLLRMSIVCKRWHRLAFDDSLWRSVDLEGLTHIGPALQQVLKTGVHRLRCPRSFVEELDFTGEGPLQMVQMDLSSSIIPTSALESIICRCRELEYLSLEGLQLSDMIISSLSKNPNLLQLNLSGCSGFSAPALADMLKSCSSIEQLNISWCDFNNNHVKSVVSNLSSGVTHLNLSGYRESLTLDDVKVLVARCPLIQTLDLSDSTLLVADCFPVLKQLKYLLHLSLSRCYHIHLAALTDLGKMFPMLCLLDVFGVVQNSHLPSLKKEMPHVSINSRPFSSIARPTPASRLAGCLGDRTMWNRKCQLRFKL
- the skp2 gene encoding S-phase kinase-associated protein 2 isoform X1 → MPREGMPLQALPCLTLQGSMLSQSKRINKRKSRGILSEGLDTECTPTELIQQWSPSHKQQRLISKGKENDCNHFVLARRSRRKEEATSAGFSWDHLPDELLLRILFYLPLQDLLRMSIVCKRWHRLAFDDSLWRSVDLEGLTHIGPALQQVLKTGVHRLRCPRSFVEELDFTGEGPLQMVQMDLSSSIIPTSALESIICRCRELEYLSLEGLQLSDMIISSLSKNPNLLQLNLSGCSGFSAPALADMLKSCSSIEQLNISWCDFNNNHVKSVVSNLSSGVTHLNLSGYRESLTLDDVKVLVARCPLIQTLDLSDSTLLVADCFPVLKQLKYLLHLSLSRCYHIHLAALTDLGKMFPMLCLLDVFGVVQNSHLPSLKKEMPHVSINSRPFSSIARPTPASRLAGCLGDRTMWNRKCQLRFKL